GGCAGGTACGGGACACCGGGGCCGAGTGGGTCGGCCTGGCCGTGCCCGTCGGCTCGCCGCGAGCCGTCGAGGACCTCGAGCGCGAGGCCGACGAGGTGATCGCCCTTCGGACGCCCGCCGAATTCCGCGCCGTGGGGCAGTTCTACCACCAGTTCGGACAGGTGAGCGACGAGGAAGCGCTCGAGTACCTCGCTCGAGAGTCGTGAAGCGGGATCAGTAGTCGAACCGGACGAACGAGGGAATCCACGCTAACCGGAACCCCCAACGTGCGGTGGCACGCGCTGTCGGCCAGCCGAGCGAGAGCGAGGGTGGCCGTCGATCATGCGCGAGGGATGAGCGAGGGAAGAATGACTGAGCGTTAGCGCGGAACCTTCGGTTCCGCGAACCATCCGAACGGGCGCGCAGCGCCCGTGAGGAGAACTCGGCTGGGGAGGGCGTGGCCGTTCCCCGTTGCCACGGTAGCAGGACACATCGTGTCCGGGTGCCCTCATCGGGCCGGGGTAACCGTGAGACGGGAACAGTGCTCCATCACGGTTCGACGCATCTACTCGCTTACGGCCAGAGCCCGCGCATCTCGTGTGCTTCAGCGATTCGATCGAGCGCGACCGCGTACGCGGCGTCGCGCCACGTCACGTCCCGCCGCTCGACCTCGTCTCTCAGCGCGGTCCAGGCCGTCACCATTTCGGACTCGAGTTCCTCGTTGACCCGCTCGAGGGACCACGCGCGGCGGTTGATGTCCTGGAGCCACTCGAAGTAGCTGACCGTGACGCCGCCGGCGTTCGCGAGGATGTCCGGGATCACGTGGATGCCGCGCTCCTCGAGGATGGTGTCGGCGGCGAAGGTCGTCGGCCCGTTCGCGCCTTCGACGACGATGTCGGCCCGCACGGTGTCGGCGTTGTCCGCGGTGATGACGTTGCCGACGGCGGCCGGAACGAGGACGTCGACGTCGAGCTCGAGAAGTTCCTCGTTCGAGATCCGGCGCGGTCCGTCGGGTCCCCCATCGAGGGTGGCCGCGAACTGCGTGACGGCTTCCGGCTCCTCGTCGTGGGAAGGGATCGCCCCGACGTCGATTCCGTTCGGGTCGTAGACGGCCCCGTTGACGTCGCTGACAGCGACGATCGTCGCGCCCCACGCCTCGAGCAAGCGGGCGGCGTTCGCGCCGACGCTACCGAAGCCCTGGACTGCGACGGTCGTCTCGGACAGCGGGTACTCGTAGTACTCGCAGGTCTCCCGGGTGACGATGGCGACGCTCCGGCCGGGCGCTTCTTCGCGGCCGTAGCTGCCGCCGACGACCGGCGGCTTGCCGGTGACGACGCCGGGGATGGTCTCGCCTTCCTGCATGCTGTAGGCGTCCATCAGCCAGGCCATCGTTTGCGGGTCGGTGCCCATGTCGGGCGCCGGAATGTCCGTGTTCGGGCCGATTACGTCGCGGATCTCCTGCGTGAACCGACGCGTGAGTCGTTCTTTCTCGTCGTCGCTCAGCGACTTGGGGTCGACGACGATGCCGCCTTTCGCGCCGCCGAAGGGGAGATCCATCACCGCACACTTCCAGGTCATCCACATCGACAGGCCGACGCACTCGTCGCGGGTCACGTCGGGGTGGTAGCGCAGTCCGCCCTTGTAGGGCCCGCGGACGCTGTCGTGGTGGGCCCGGTAGCCGGTGAAGACCTCGACCGACCCGTCGTCGCGCTCGAGCGGAACCGTCACTTCGTGGACCGCCGTGGGATGCTGGAGGCGCTCGAGGGCGGCGTCGTCGACGTCCAACTGCGCGGCGACGCGCTCGAGCTGTCGGCGCGCGGTCTCGAGGGCGGTTTCGGGGTCGGTCGATCCGGCCGTCGCTTCTCGGGTCGGTGGTGAAGAACGGTCCTGAGAGGACATACTTACTCGATCGGTGTCCGTCGATTACGCATCTCGGCACCGCACTCGGGACAGGTGTTCGACTCGGACGTCCGGACGACGGTTCCGCAATCGAAGCACTCGTAGGTCGATTCCGCCTCGGGGTCGAGTTCGGCGTCTTTGTAAGTCATGATAGCAACGACGAGCGTGTCCGATTCGGACGATCGTCGCATTCAGGAATACAAGGTATATTAGGATCAGTATAGCCGTCAGATAGCTAGCGTCGGCGGACAAATGGGGTTCACTATTCAACTCCGTGCGTACTGTTTGCCGGCAGTCCGATCTCGTCGAAGACGACGTCGAAGAGTTTCCGCTGGGCGGTCCGGATGTGCCGGTAGAACGCCGCCGGCGAAATGTCGAGCGCATCGGCGACGTCTTCCCCCGAATTTTCGCGGGGCGATTCGAAGTACCCGCCGTAGTACGCGAGCTGGACGACCTCGAGCTGTCGATCCGTGAGCCGGTCGCGCAGTTTCGCGTCGAGGTCGCGGAGCGTCGCTCGCTCGACGGTCCGCTTCGATCGGAGTTCGACGTCCGAGAACGCCGCCGAGACGACGTCGGCGCTCTCCCTCGCGTCGACGGATCGGGGGACGTCGACCACGACGCGAGCGGTCGAGGGGGTCGCCTCGATGCCCCGTAACACCACCCCGTGATCCGCAAGTCGGAGGGCCAGCGCCGGTCGCGAGAGGTGCAGGAGGACTGCACCGCCGGCATCGGCGTCGGCGTCGGTGTCGCCAGTGGTCGCCTCAGTCCCGGCCTCTCCGCTTCCCTGTCCGGTACTACCGATCACCTGTGCGCGCTCGACGCTCACGAGCTCCTCGGCCGCGGTCGCGACCGCCTCCGGCGTCGCCCCGTCGACGGTCGCGAACACCGACGCCCCGTCCTCGTCCTGGCGAACGCCCCCGTCGAACGAGAGCACGGCGTCGGTCCGCCGGGCGAGACGACCGAAAATGAACGAGTCGTCGCCCACCTCGAACTCGAGTCGCGTACTCGCGCCGGA
This portion of the Natrinema salinisoli genome encodes:
- the gdhB gene encoding glutamate dehydrogenase GdhB, translated to MSSQDRSSPPTREATAGSTDPETALETARRQLERVAAQLDVDDAALERLQHPTAVHEVTVPLERDDGSVEVFTGYRAHHDSVRGPYKGGLRYHPDVTRDECVGLSMWMTWKCAVMDLPFGGAKGGIVVDPKSLSDDEKERLTRRFTQEIRDVIGPNTDIPAPDMGTDPQTMAWLMDAYSMQEGETIPGVVTGKPPVVGGSYGREEAPGRSVAIVTRETCEYYEYPLSETTVAVQGFGSVGANAARLLEAWGATIVAVSDVNGAVYDPNGIDVGAIPSHDEEPEAVTQFAATLDGGPDGPRRISNEELLELDVDVLVPAAVGNVITADNADTVRADIVVEGANGPTTFAADTILEERGIHVIPDILANAGGVTVSYFEWLQDINRRAWSLERVNEELESEMVTAWTALRDEVERRDVTWRDAAYAVALDRIAEAHEMRGLWP
- a CDS encoding rubrerythrin-like domain-containing protein, which translates into the protein MTYKDAELDPEAESTYECFDCGTVVRTSESNTCPECGAEMRNRRTPIE